A region of the Streptomyces sp. NBC_00442 genome:
TCCGCCGTTCCGCCGATACCGGCCCCGTACGAGGAGCACCGCATGAACCCCGCGATCCTGGTGATCCACCGGCCCGCCGCCGGGCGCTACACCACCCAGTTCCGCAGCGTCGTCGTGGCCGCGGCCGAGCTCGGTGTGGGCACGGTGGTGCTGCTGCCGGCCGGCGTCGAGGCCCCGGAGGCCGCCGGGCTGCCGCACTACCACTGCGACCTGGACGACCCGGCGGAGCTGCGCGCCGCGGTCGGCCGCATCGTGGCCGAGCACCGCATCGAGCGGATCTTCCCCCTGTTCGAAGGCGACGTCCTGCCCGCGAGCCGGGCCCGCAAGGACCACGGCATCCCCGGCCTCATGCCCTCCCAGGCCCTCAACTTCCGCGACAAGAACGTGATGCACCGCCGGGCCGAGGAGCTCGGCGTGACCGTGGCCCGCTCCTGCCGGCCCGACACCGTCTCGGCCGTCGCCGGCTTCGCCGAAGAGGTCGGCTACCCCGTCGTCGTCAAGCCGTACGCCGGCTGGGCCTGCGGCAACACCTACCGGGTGGACGACCGGGCCGAACTCGACCGGGTCTGGGCCGAGATGGGGGACGACCGGCACGAGTACCGGGTGGAGGAGTTCGTCCACGGTACCGAGTTCCACGTCGACTCCCTCGTCCAGCGCGGCGACGTCGTCTTCGAGCAGCTCTCCCAGTACACGTACTCCGTCCTCGACTACCGCGACGAGCCCGGCGGCACCATCTCCCGCAAGTACGGCCTGACGCCGGCGGAGCGGCGCATCCTGGAGCTGAACGGCGTGATCCTGCGGGGCTTCGGCCTGGGCACGGGGGTCGTGCACGCCGAGTTCTTCCTCCGGGACGACGGCGAGATCGTTTTCGGCGAGGCGGGCGCGCGGGCCGGCGGCGGCTCGATCGTGCCGGCCGTCCAGGCCGGGCGCGGCATCAACCTGGCCGGCGAGTGGTGCCGCCTCGAACTCGACCCCCACCACCGCCCCGCCGCCCGGCTCGGCCCGGAGATCGGCACCGAATACCTGTCGTCCGACGCGTACGGAACGATCACCGCCGTCACCTCGGCCGCCGAACTGACCTCGCTGGAGGGCGTGTTGGACGCCGACGTGTGGAAGGGCGTGGGCGACACGATCGCGCCGCCGACCGCCTCCAACGACGTGCTCGGCTGGTACGTGTGCGAGGGCCGCGACTTCGAGGAGGTGAAGGCCCGCTTCAAGACGGTGCGGGACACCTTCCGCGTGCGGACCGGCGGCCGTCCATGACCTGGGTGGCACGTCTGCGTCAACTCCCGCTCGCACTACGGGTGTTGTTCCTGGCCTCCTTCGTCAACCGGGCCGGCATGTTCGTCTTCCCGCTGCTCGCCGTCTACCTGGTGCGCGGCAAGGGGCTGAGCCCCGGCGAGGCCGGCCTGCTCATCTCCGTCGGCAGTACGGGCCTGCTGGCCGGCAGCCTCCTGAGCGGGCCGCTGTGCGACCGCGGCGGCAGACGGACGGCCCTGCTGAGCGCGCTGCTCCTCAACGCCGCCGGCTATCTCGGCCTCGCCCTGCTCGACGGCGCGCCCTGGACGTACGCGGCGCTGCTGTTCGTCGCCCTCGTCGGCATGGGCATGTTCAGCCCGGCCTCCAACACCCTGGTCGCCGACCTGACCACACCCGAGCAGCGCCCGTTCGCGTACACGATCAGCTACGTCGGCAACAACCTGGGCATGGGGGTGGGCCCCCTTCTGGGCGGGGTCGCGGCCGCGTACTCGTACCACGTCATGTTCGCCGGGAACATCGCGGCGGGTCTGCTGTGCGCGGCGATGATCCTGCTCCGGGTGCCGCACGACCGCAGGCGGCCGCCTCTCAACACCGGTCGTGACAAGAGCCGTTCGGGCCGTCGGCGCCTCGGCCACACCCACGTCCTGCTGCTCGTCCTCGTCTCCTTCTTCTACGTCGTCCCGCTCATCGGCCTCGAATACGCGCTGCCGCTCGCCGTCACCACGGTGCTGCACGACTCGGCGGGGCTCGTCGGCGCGGTCTACACGATCAACAGCGTCGTCGTGGTGAGCCTCGGGCTTGTCATGGAGAAGCACCTGCGCGGCCACGGCACCAAGGCGCTGCTCCTGGCCGCGGGGCTGCTGTGGACGCTCGGGCTCGCGGTGATCGTCCTCGGGTTCTCGCTGCCGGCGCTGCTGCTGTCCACGGTGGTGTGGACCCTCGGCGAGATCATCGTGTCCGTCGTGGTGCCCACGTACGTCGCCGACCACGTCGACGAGCACCGCGTCGGCACCTTCATGGCGCTCAACGGCTTCGTGCTCGGCCTCGCGCGGCTCGTGGTCCCGGTCGGCCTGGGCGTGCTGTGGACGGCCGACGGCCACCGGCCCGTCTTCGTGACCCTGCTGTGCGCCCCGCTCCTGGGCATGGCGGGCTTCGCGCTGCTGAGGATCAGACGGCCCGCCGCCACCGGCGCCGCGGCCGGCACCCCCGACGCGGAGCCGCTCGCGGTGAGCGGCTGATCACCCCTCCGTGGCCTCCCGCACCGCGGCGGCGAGCAGGGCGACGCCGCGGGTGATGCGGGGCGCCGGCAGGGCCGCGTACCCCATGAGGAACGTGGGCTCGGCCGGCGGGTCCTGTACGAAGTAGCCCGACGCGGGGTAGATCCGCACCCCGTGCGCGGCCGCCGCCTCGACGATCCGGCTCTCCGGCACGCCGCGCGCCCCGGCCAGCGTGACCAGCACGTGCAGCCCCGCCGCCTGCCCCGACACCCGCACACCGGCCCCGAAGTGCTCGTGCAGCGCTTCCAGGAGACGGCTCCGGCGCTGGCGGTAGAGCCGGGTCATGCGGCTGATGTGCCGGGCATACGCACCGGTGGCGATGAAGTCGGCGAGGGCGTCCTGGGCGATGGTGGGGGTGAGCCGGTCGGTGATCCACTTGATGCCGAGGAAGGGCTGCACCAGGTGCGGCGGCAGCAGGGCGTAGCCGATGCGCAGGGCGGGGAAGAGCGTCTTGCTGAAGCTGCCGACGTAGACCACGGTGTCGCGGTGCCGCTCGGCGGCGAGCGCCGGGAGCCGCTCTCCGGTGAACGTGAACTCGTGGTGGTAGTCGTCCTCCAGGACGGTCGCCCCGCGCTGGTACGCCCACTCGAGCAGCCCGCGCCGGCGCGGCTCGGACAGGATGAACCCGGTGGGGAACTGGTGCGACGGCGTCACATACACGAGCTTCACGCGCGCGGGGTCGTGGCCGTGGGCGCGTACGCGGGCGTCGATGTCGCCGACGCGCAGCCCCTGTTCGTCCACCGGCACGGGCACCACGTGCGCCTGCGAGCAGCCGAAGACCTGGCGCAGCACGGTGTGGCTCGGATCCTCGATCACCACGACGTCGCCCGGCCCGACCAGCATGCGGACCAGGATGTCCATGGCCTGGGTCGCGCCGCTGGTGACCATGAGGTGATCGGGCGAGGCGTCCAGGGCCCGGCTCTGGCGGACCAGCGTGGCGATCTCCGTCCGCAGCGCGGGCGAGCCCTCGGCCGGCCCGTAGCCGAGCGAGGCGGCGTCCGCGCGGCCGTACGCGTCGTGCATGGACTGCCGCCAGCGCGCCACGGGGAACTCGGCGAGCGCGGGCATCCCGTGCCGGAAGTCGAGGGCGCCGCTGGGGCGGCGCACGGGCGGCGGCTCCCAGGGCTGCCACAGGGCGCTGCCGCCGTCGGTGGCCCTGGGCGGCTGCGGCGCCAACGCGGCCGCGTCCGTGGGGCGTTGGGGCTCGGCGGGGACATCCGCGCCGGGGGCGATGCGGGTGCCGGAGCCGCGCTTGGCGGTGATGACGCCGTTGGCGCGCAGCAGCTCGTAGGCGCGGGTCACGACGGTCCGCGACACGTCGAGCTGCCGGGCGAGCTCACGCGAGGCCGGAAGCCCGTCCCCGGGGCGCAGCCGGCCGGCCCGGACCAGCGCGGTGATCCGCTCACCGAGCTGCTGCTGCAACGGCGTACGACCGTCCCGGTCGAGCACGATGAGCAACTCCGGCGACCCCACGGCGCTCCCCCTTCTACGGGCTTCAACGGGCATCCCCTCGGTGGCGAGTGTGCCATGGCGGGGTGGGTGGGGTGGGCGGGGTGGGTGGGTCGGGGACGGCCGGGAGAGCGGCCTCGCGCGACGTCTCTCTTTCGCCCGGCCGTGGAGGGAACCGCCGACCGATGAGACGTCGGGCTTCGCGGGCCGCGAGGTGTTGCCGGGCTTCGGCCCAGACCTCTTCGAAGTCCTGGAGGGTCAGCGGCTCCTCGACGTGCCCTTGCCAGTCGGTCACGGGCGACTCGGCCGTGAACCCGTACCGGGCATCGTCGTCCTCGACCGAAGCGGCGGCGACGGGTTGCCGCGCCGGACCTTCGAGCTCGACCTGTCGGCTCACCCATTCGTCGTCGCCGACCTCGAAGTAGAACCAGGTGTCTTCTTCGTCCCAGTAGCTACGGAACCATCGCGTCACCGGCCCATCCTGGCTCATTCTGGCCCGTCGTCGTCGTAGTCGCCGTCGCCGCCGTCCGGCAGCTCGCGGTCCGGCAGTTCGCCGTCCGGCAGCTCGAGGGTCGATGGCCGATGGCCGATGGCCGATCGAACCACCCGGGCCTCCGGCTTGCCGCTCCGCCTCGACGCGAGATGAGCCGGGCGAGCGACTCCGTGGGCCGGCAGAGCCACGCGAGGAGAGGGCTGGTGACCACGAACCGGTGGACACTGATCCGGCCCTGCCGCTTGTCCAGGACCGGTGGCGCCTCGTCCCGGTAGACGGAGCGGAGGTAGAGGCGACGGACCGGAGCTCCGGCCAGCAGCAACGGGCGACGCGACGAGGACCGTCCGGCTCCTGGCCGGCCGCGACGAGGCGCTCGCCGACCTCGCCGACCTCGCCGACCTCGCGGACCTCGCGGACCTCGCGGACCTCGCCGACCTCGCGGACCTCGCGGACCTCGGTCTTCGGGCCACGACGCGGTCTGCTCAGGGTGCGGCGGATCGCACCCATCGCGCGAGTCCTGAAAGTGCCCTGACGAGATCCTGTTCTGTCTGAAGGAAGCGGTGTTCAGAGTGGACCTGACCGCTCTCGACGTCTACGTGGTCGAGTTCCGCCTCGCCGGTGTCCCAGACCGCGAGGGCGGCGAGCCGGGCATCGGTGCTGAGGGTCACCCAGGCGCTCGCCTTGTCGCGTCCGTCGGTCGGAGACGTGTCGATCTCACAGTCGATTGCAGCTGCTCGGAGGCCGGATGCCTGGGCGGTGCACCAAGCGGCAAGTGCATCAAGGGCATGAGGGAAAGCGGTCATGGCGACTCCGTCGAAGGCGTCCCGGCCAGGGCGTTGGCCGGTGAGTAGGAGGGGAGGCGGCTCGCGAGACGCATGTCATCGTCGTCGTACGAGGGCCCGAGAAGGTCAGGCATTCCACCATCTCTCGGTGCCACAGCCGACTTCGTAGTGCCACCACCCCTCCCGCTGCCCCTGGTTCAGGAGCGCCTTGATCCCGGTGAAGTCCGCGGCCGCCGGTGCGGTGAAGGCCACCATGGGGAAGTCGTCGCTGAAGACCTCGCCTCCGAGCCCGAACGCCGAAAGACGCTGGTGCACCGCCTGGGGACTGCGTCCCAAGGGGCCGGTAGGGATGGGCACGACGCGAATCGTGCAGTTGCCGGCCGTGCCGACTCGTTCCACGGACCAATGGAGTCCGTCGCCGTCCGTCCGATACCGGACCACGTCACCTTCAGCGACACCGTCTTGAAGGAACGGGATGTTCCGCACCATCGCCGTGTTGTCGCCGAGCTTCGTTGCCCACAGGCCCTCGGTGTCCTGCGGGAGCCACCCCTCGCGAGGAACGAACCGGAATCAGACCTTGATCTTCTCGTCCGCGCTCTCCATGTCCGGCATCATGCGCCGCCCGGAAGCGGCCCTGCTCACCGGGGCCGAACTGATTGATCAACCTGCGACTGCCCTCGGTCGGGGTCCATGGGCCGAGGACGGTCGGGGCGGACCGTCAATCGGCCCCGGCGCGCGGCTAGTTCGCGAGTTGGGCTTGGAAGGCGGCTCGGTTGAAGTACGCCTTGGCGTCCTGGATGAGGCCGTCCTCGTCGAGTTCGTAGATGTTGATGCCGGACCAGTTGACCGGCTTGCCGTCCAGAGCGACGGCGGCGCCGCGCCAGGAGACGGCGACCTGGTTGCCGACCGTGTGTGCCTCCAGGGGGGTGAGGCCGAGGAAGGGCTGGAAGTTGGGGAGTACGGAGGCGATGAAGTCGCGGATGGCGGGGCGTCCGATGAGCGGCGGTGTGCCGACCGGGTCGTGGAAGACGCCGTCTTCGGCGAATGTCTGGGCCCAGGCATCGGCATCGCCCTGCTGGGAGGCCCGGAAGAACTGGAGAACTGCCAGTGGCATGGCCGGGTATGTCATGAAGAATCCTTCGAATTGGAGGGCGAGGAGGGCGGGGAGGGCGGCGAGGGTGAGGAGGGTGGGGAGAGCGGGGGATCCGAGGCGGCGGGAGGGGCCCGGGGCCGGGGCCGGGGCAGCGCCCGGGGTCGTGCCTGTGCCTGCGGCCGTGCCCGCGCCCGGGGTCGCACCCGGGGTCGTACCCGGGGTCGTGCCTGTGCCCGTGCCCGTGCCCGCGCCCGGGGCCGGTCGGCGGTCACCGGGCGCGCAGGTCGACGGGTGCCGCAGCGCCGGCCTCCTGCCGACGGGCACCGGCCAGGCAGAGGGTGAGCGCGAGGAGAGCGAGCATCCCTATGAGTGCGCACACGCCCAGCCAGTTCAGCCGGACGAAGGCGCGGATGCCGAGCCAGGATCCGGCGCTGCCGCCGAGGAACGAGCAGGTCATGTAGGCGGTGTTGAGCCGGCTGCGGGCCTCGGGGCGCAGCGCGAAGATACGGGCCTGGTTGGCGACTTGGCTGCACTGCACCGCGATGTCGAGCAGCAACAGCCCGGCCACCAGGGCCGCCAGCCCCACCCAGGAGCCGGCCGCACCTCCGGCCAGGACGGCCGCTGCGGTGAGGGTGGCAAGGATGCACCAGAGGTTCACCCGGTCCGCGCCGTTGCGGTCCACCCACCGCCCGGCGGCCGGGGCGCAGAACATGCTGGCCGCGCCGATCAACGCCAACACGCCCACCACCTGCGTACCAAGGCCGTAGCGAGGGCCGGTGATCAGCAGGGCGAGCGCGGTCCAGGCGGCACTGAACCCGCCGAAGAGGGTGGCCTGGAAGAGTGCCGAGCGGCGTAGGTCCGGCTCGGTGCGCAGCATCCGTACACCGGCCGCAAGCAGGGCGCCGTAGCGCTCCCGTACGGCCGGAGCGGTGTCCGGCAAGGCGGTGTGGAGCACGATCGCCAGCAGTGCGGTGAGCGCGGCGGCGGCCAAGTACGGGGCGCGCCAGCCCAGTTGCTCACCGAGGGCGGAGCCGAAGGTGCGGGACAGCAGGATCCCGCCGATCAGCCCGCCCTGCAGGGTCCCGATGACGGCGCCTCGCCGGTCGGCCGGAACCAGCCCCGCGGCCATGGGCAGCAGTAGCTGTGGCACCACGGTCGCCACCCCGACCACCGCGCCGGTCGCGAGCAGGGCGCCGGTGGCCGGGGCGAGAGCGGCGGCCAGGAGGGCAAGTGCGGTCACGGCGAGCAGCGCGGTGATCAGGGGGCGGCGCGGGAGCCGGTCGCCGAGGGGGACCAGAAAGAAGATCCCGACGGCATACCCGAGCTGCGTCACGGTCGCCACGGTCGCGGCCGAGTCCGCCGTGATGCCGAAGCTGTCGGCGATGAGCGGCGCCAGGGCCTGCGGGAAGTAGACGTTCGCCACGCTGACCCCGCAGGCCAGCGCCATGACCAACGGCAGCCGACGGGGCAGTGCCGGTACGGAGGGCGGTGGTGAATCAGGGCAGGACATCACGACTCCAAACGAACGAACTAGATGGTTCGGACGGCAGGAAGAGCGTCGCAGACGGCTCCGCGATCAGTCAAACGAACTGGTTCGTTACCATCGGTGCATGGCGTACGACTCGAAGGCAACCAAAGAGCGGATCCTGGCGGCGGCCGCCGCGGAGTTCGCCCAGTACGGCGTGGCCGGCGCCCGCGTGGACCGCATCGCCGCCGAGGCCAAGGCCAACAAGCGGGCGATCTACGAGTACTTCGGCGACAAGAACAAGCTCTTCGCCGACGTCCTGGAACACCTCATGGCCGACCTCGCCCAAGCCGTCCCGCCCGGCGACGAGGACCTGCCCGCCTACGCCGAGCGGCTCTTCGACTACCACCGTGCTCACCCCGAGGCCCTGCGCCTGCTCATGTGGGAGGCGCTCGAACTCGGCGACCAGCCCGTCCCCGGCGAAGAGGCCCGCACCCGGCACTACGAGGACAAGATCCGCGCCACCCGCGCCACCCGGGCCGCCTCGGACGGCGAAGCCCGCGACCGGCTGTTCTTCACCCTCGGCCTGGTCGGCTGGACCTTGGCCATGCCCCAGCTCCGCCGCATGATCCTCGGCCCCGACCACACCCTCGACCAGCTCCGCCCCGCCATCGCCGAAGCGGTCCGCACCCTCCCGGGACGCAGCGAAACCCGTCCTACGAACTGACGCCCTGCAGCACGGCCTTCCGCGGCGGCGGGCTTCCCGGGCTAAGGACGCCTAGACCGCGCCCACGGACGTAGAGCGGCGGAACGTGTTGGCCGTCTGCTGGGTTACGAGGCCGCCTGGCACGCGAGCATCATCGACCTCTCGCCCGGAGTGCGGGCGTGGAACTCGGTCACCCGGCATACCTTCGATGGGGTCGGGGGCCGGCTGGTCCTACACCGTGGTGTTGCTGCAGGTGGGCGAGGACTGAGCCGCGCTGACGCGGGCACCGCGTCAGGAGTTCGATCACTGCGGGCACTGCGGGCACCGCGGGCACTGCGGGCACTGCCGGAGAGCGGCCTGGCCACGTTGGCCGCGCCAGGCTGCCTGGGAGTGTCGGCGTCCGACGCCGTTGATGTCACTTGTGGATGTCGGAACTGCGGCCCCGTGCGCCTGCTGACACGATGTTCCCGTAGTTGACCCGGAACGCATTAAAGCAGAGGCCGTGGCGTACTGCCGAGCACTCGACGATGCCGGCACCCAGCGGCACCACTTCCGCCCCGCTGACGAGGAGGGCGGCCTGTGATACATCGAGGCCGTACCCGACCACAGCGAGTTGGTCGTCATCAAGCAAGCCGAGCTGACTTCGGCCGGCGAACTCCATCGGTGCAGCTTGGGGCACCTGGAGGACGAGCACGGTGGCCTGACAGACCGGGCGAACGATCCTGGGGTAATTCCGCTGGAGCCCATCCCAGCCGAAGAGTTCCAGCGGATATGGCCTCGCTAAGCGTGCTGGACAACCGCCTTAGGAGAGCGGGTGGAGCGCAGGCAGATGACCTGCGGCTTCGCTGGCCGTGCAAGTGGGATCATGGACTTGGAGATAGCCCATGTCGTCCACCAGCTGCTTCTCTCTACTGACGCTGACGATGAGTAGGTTGCCCCGATACGCCCGCGGTATGGCAGACCGAATCAACTACGGCTGCACATCGGCGTGTTCACGTGGTCGGACGACCAAATAATGCGTGCCGCAACCGTGCCAGACACAGGGGTTGGCCACGGTCAACATGGCTAGCAAGCGGGCGCATCCGTGCCCGGGTTGGGTGCGGGGACGTTGACCTGCGTTGGTGGAGGGCCGCTCGCCGAGTCAGGCACACTCCTGGTCTTGTCCGAACGACCGTGAACCGGCTGAATGAGGGCGAAATTGAAACGGTCCTCCCCTCCATCATCGGCCGAGGAGTCGAAGCTCGGTGGGTAGCCTTTGCGCCGGTACGTTTGGGTGGGGAGCCGTCGACGGGACGCGATGGAGGGGCTGGGCTATGGGGCGGTCGAACGAAGCCCGTGACACTGAGATGTGCAAGATGTACGCGGACGGTCACACCTTGCAGGAGATCGGGGATCAGTACGGCGTCACCAGGGAGCGGGCGCGCCAGATTATCAGCAGGAGGAGCGACGCCGTTTCGGCGTCGACTGCGCGCAATGCGCGGCGCGAGGCACGGGCCGAGAAACTGACTAGTCAGGTCGGAGAATTCCTCACAGCCCATCAGGTGGGCATCGTCAAGCTTGCGGAGGAAGGAGTGAGCCGTAGCGATGTCGAGGCCCGTTTCGCTCTCTTGTATCCCGAGGTTCCGGCGGCAGTAGTGCGTGAAGCAATCGCCGAAGCCAACGTCTTGTTCGACGTGGATGTGCAGGAGTTCGCCTTCTCCGTCACGGCTGTAGAAGGCGCCGTCTGGTACGCCCTCGCCCGTGAGCACGGGCTTGGAGGCGACCGGCTAGGAGCGGCACAGAGGATGGACCTCGATGAGCTCGAAGGGACAGGCCAGGCTCTCCTACGGGAAGGGGTCGAATCGGGCGCTGCTGCGGAGATCCTCGGCCTGATCCACGCTGCCCAGGAACTTGTACGGTCTGGTGCACAAGTCGGCATATCCGCAGCGCGTTACAACGCGCGACGGGAGTCAGTGCTCGAGGAGCTGGGAATGGAATCCAGTAAAGGGACCAGGCCCTGGCCGCCTACCAGTCAGACCGTCATGAAGCGGCTGGGACAGGGCTCATGGGCCAAGGCCCAGATCGCCCTCGGTCTCACTCCCGATTCCCGGGGCCGGCCCCAAGGGCTGCTGCTGTTCGAGCCTCAGGACTATCCGGCGGCCGTGGCGGACTTCATTCGCGATGCCCAATCTGTTGGCAGCCCCTCCACCTTCGAGGGGTACATGTCATGGGTTGAGGCGGAGGAAAGGTCCGGTCGCAGGCGCCCGTCCGCACCGTCCGTACGCCTCTACTATCGAGGGTGGACTTCGGCCAAGCGGGCTGCGGTCGCGGAGGGGGCTACCGTCGCCCGTCGGACGAAAGAGCGGTCCGGGGTTCCACAGGCCGCGACAGCATTGCACCACGCCCAGCAGGAGATCGATCGGGCCATAGGTGCGCTGGTCGGGCTCCGGCCCGCGGACCGATCCGCGCACCTGGAGCGCTTCGTCAAGGCGTTTATGCAGGAGTTTGAATTCCGGCGCCGAGGGTGGATTCGCGCGGCGGTGGCGCTGGACGGGTCGACTATCGGGCGACGACTTTCCGACCCTACGCTCAAGACAAAACACAGGACGGCTCTGACGCAGAGCCCACCCGCCGTGGGCGAAGTCTTGACCGACATGTATCTCGACAAGCTTGGGGCTGGCGACCCGCGCGTCACCGATGGCTGGATGAGGCCGGACGTACAGGCTGAGCTCGATGCCGTGGGGGTTGGGACTGTCGCACGCTTCACCGTTCTGAAGGAATCAAGGAACTACCTCGTGCATGGCTCCCAGGAGGCGCGGCGGCGGCTTGAGGCTGCCCTGAAGGAGCTTGCCACCGTGGAGTCCGGGTTTGAGCTCAAGCAATCCTTAACGCCGCGAGTCTTGCTCACCTGGTTGCTTGCGAACGACCAGCGGCGACTGCGAGTACTCCTCGGCTGTGTGCCGGACCTATGGCGGGCCATGGTGATTGGGGAGACGCTGCTTGTGGCCGCACCCCAGACGTAACCGCCGGCCGGGTCCTCATGAGCCGTGTGGTGATCTGGGAGCGGCCCCTGTTCTGTTGCCTGCGCGGCAGCACCGCAGAGGGCCGCACGCAGACGCGGCCGGAGCATGCCGGGTTAGCGGGAAACGACAACTCAGTCCCTTACATGCTGGCGCTGTCAGTCACGTGCTGCATCATCGCGCCCATGACCACAGTGCAACCGCGCGGTACATCCTTCCCGCCAGGAGCGCGCGACATCCGGCACCGAGCATGGGTGCGGATCCGTTTGAGCGCCCGCCGCGCGATCCGCGTCAGCGGACGCGATTTCCGGGGCTGGTGCACGAACACTAATGAGCAAAGATTTCAGAAGGAGACCCGGGATCTCTGGGTGTCCTTGGACCATCTCGGTATCCGTGGCGAGGACCTTCCCTATACCGTGCTGGCTCAGCGGTCGCTGAGTATGACCTGGGGGTCCTTTCTGTCTCGGGGTGTCGTAGCTCCTGTCGCGAGCCTGATCATCACCACCATCTCCGTGCCAGCCCTGGCGCTGGCTACCTTGAACTTTGCCCACCACTACGGCGTCGACAACCTGGAACAGGCAGCAGGGTTCCTCTACGAGCAGTGGGGCAAGGTGGCTGCCAGCTCGGCTCCGGGACGTGACCCCGTATTCGCCGTGGTGGCCAATATGGCGTTGCTCGGGATCCCTGCGTGGGTGATGTGGCGCACCCTGCGCAAGGGAGTTTTCCGCAAGTACTGGCTTACACAGCGAACTTGCGCGGCACTCGTGCGATGCGCGCAGGCGAAGACAGTGACGGGTATCGACCGTCCGGATCGGCTCCGGCAAGTGGATAGCCTGTGCCGAGCCGTTGAGTGGAGCATCTGGCGTTCCCACCTCTGGCGCGGAGGCATGACCCGGCGCTCACCGCGAAGGGGCGCTGCCCGTCACCACGCGGCCGCTGTCATTGGCGCTCTACACCGCGAACTCGGCGGCTCGACATCGAGCCCGACACTTCTTTGGATGATCTGGCCAAGATGCTCGCGACGATCGGTGAACAACACGCAGCGGGGTACGTTGCCGCCCTCCTTCCTGCCGAGACTCTGGAAGGTGTCACACCGGTCTCGCTGCAGCGCCATGCGCTCCGTGAATCGTTCGCCATTGTGCGCGGCACCGTTGCAGCTCTGGGTTCGGTCCTGGTCTTGGACCATCTCTTACCTGTGCTCGGAGTCCGCGACGATCTCACGGGATGGTTTCTCGCCGGCGGTGCCCTCGTCGCGGCCGTTACGGCTGTCGGATGGCGTCGTGTCCACGACTTCCTGGGAGTCTTTCCCGGGCTGTAGGCGCCCTCTGCTGAGCATGGTCGGCCTCGGCGCGGTGCGCATGCACAAGTGC
Encoded here:
- a CDS encoding sigma factor-like helix-turn-helix DNA-binding protein; its protein translation is MGRSNEARDTEMCKMYADGHTLQEIGDQYGVTRERARQIISRRSDAVSASTARNARREARAEKLTSQVGEFLTAHQVGIVKLAEEGVSRSDVEARFALLYPEVPAAVVREAIAEANVLFDVDVQEFAFSVTAVEGAVWYALAREHGLGGDRLGAAQRMDLDELEGTGQALLREGVESGAAAEILGLIHAAQELVRSGAQVGISAARYNARRESVLEELGMESSKGTRPWPPTSQTVMKRLGQGSWAKAQIALGLTPDSRGRPQGLLLFEPQDYPAAVADFIRDAQSVGSPSTFEGYMSWVEAEERSGRRRPSAPSVRLYYRGWTSAKRAAVAEGATVARRTKERSGVPQAATALHHAQQEIDRAIGALVGLRPADRSAHLERFVKAFMQEFEFRRRGWIRAAVALDGSTIGRRLSDPTLKTKHRTALTQSPPAVGEVLTDMYLDKLGAGDPRVTDGWMRPDVQAELDAVGVGTVARFTVLKESRNYLVHGSQEARRRLEAALKELATVESGFELKQSLTPRVLLTWLLANDQRRLRVLLGCVPDLWRAMVIGETLLVAAPQT